The Plasmodium brasilianum strain Bolivian I chromosome 14, whole genome shotgun sequence genome contains a region encoding:
- a CDS encoding hypothetical protein (conserved Plasmodium protein): MKKNQFFHIVENNDLSTASGENSFFDLSVNSNVDFKNEEKEKKNFDNVDVDNVQRDILNNLTKRNALNYLGLCNKKENFEHFKCANRSHEKSTLHAHIKCNKHKGKNDYDMYPACIKYEYENNISSDMLNCTERNVSNIEPSDVSNYKLSDVVHLPNSCYSNINQEEVMNRDCVKNKTIYNNRETKRKNDFYCLQQIIHNNLNNNYDKNEIKIFHIYHDNRAECLFNDISVIKFYGHKNICIYENKNYIYNKINTNLFQHNEEKKKMMSFNVDNDIYEYLYKEKIKLVNNKKDGNCSADGFNNKKDESNKEVQYFQFYIHKYPSFLKDKIKTFIHIYNMFSVYPYINHKFIEDGIYSENLKVTWSCEKLLHIRWHFCEENELKEILNDIVLNKKKEHNFDENFMKINDFLYINFLTQEIKILDIRNNQFDENNYIILNGSGLCFSAHYYIMVPYHRYINESSRKDNTNDKNGDANKNDKNYHLTYEYIYLSQLFNIYDDFNICFLYPLCVSYFFYYHLFVKDKIKNVVASSPQGISEMEDIKYNNTCEESYINQLNDIYVKLKNCFKKNILDDTHNSTIKVKGDTIEFLIPQSCYKNFENVEFVNEKSYYLTLLYVICISKHGLYDNQKKLANMDWCNDYNILHDNCFSAADLKDGYNKCTGTNNCSNKYTSGSSNCHCTSAPTNSTTRKFNCDNPMKAYHGEGEKWQWWCRENLLCSNEIKEISNLRNIFPDNIKNYFNTCNKIDNIIKVSIRNDGMCFFYVKSIVSEYLFYSFFILFNSKENLLQLMRSRKTSNHNGNIKSDSVDNEDDIKGNYDNAKKNNNNNKVIYNNNNKVIYNNNNNNNNNVICNNNNNNVICNNNNNNVICNNNNNNIICNNNNNIICNNNNYSINCSVGNLDRHITNDSKKDNCTFVPKLNQNMSVHNNKEHLTDDGSRLEGYYKLNNKFYYLNPINLLHTFNNTDLQNDDSLYNFNYVNNKSGLSPMFANIHRIFEINNIKNVYNDIYICENKKVNTFKLINIMNKEKKKILTPYYFNINELTPLFFLRLSNTHIYDINRQMNKVFEYINYNNKTFTPFLKEHENYEMNVQLDLLENIYTINNELYLLYTKKINYSHDIYKYNYLYVQDYLLKNYMLYYNIYFTIHDELKKNAYYKLKYTNKNKETISIHFTVSFNYVYDQLKSHFQLTPQFCITHIEQNSHQNFEEHNYISFIQNYVNEKCLK, encoded by the coding sequence atgaaaaaaaatcaattttttcatattgttGAAAATAACGACTTATCTACTGCATCAGGTGAAAATTCGTTTTTTGATTTATCCGTTAATTCCAATGTGGactttaaaaatgaagaaaaagaaaaaaaaaatttcgatAACGTTGACGTTGATAATGTCCAACGtgatattttgaataatCTTACTAAAAGAAATGCTTTGAATTACTTAGGTTTATgcaacaaaaaagaaaattttgaacATTTCAAATGTGCAAATAGGTCACATGAAAAAAGCACTCTCCATGcacatataaaatgtaataagcacaaaggaaaaaacgaCTATGATATGTATCCTGCAtgcataaaatatgaatatgaaaataatatatcaagTGATATGTTAAATTGTACGGAAAGAAATGTATCAAATATTGAGCCGAGTGATGTATCAAATTATAAGCTGAGCGATGTTGTGCATTTACCGAACTCCTGTTATAGTAACATCAACCAGGAAGAAGTTATGAACAGGGAttgtgtaaaaaataaaactatttataataatagagaaacgaaaagaaaaaacgatTTTTATTGCTTGCaacaaataatacataataatttaaataataactatgataaaaatgaaataaaaatttttcatatttatcatGATAATAGAGCTGAATGTTTATTTAATGACATAAGTGTAATAAAATTCTATGggcataaaaatatatgtatatatgaaaataaaaattacatatataataaaattaataccAATTTATTTCAACataatgaagaaaagaaaaaaatgatgtcTTTTAATGTAGATAAtgatatttatgaatatttatataaagaaaaaataaagctagtcaataataaaaaagatggTAATTGTAGTGCAGACggatttaataataaaaaggatgAAAGTAACAAAGAAGTGCAATACTTTCAGTTTTACATTCACAAATATCCATCTTtcttaaaagataaaataaaaacatttatacatatatataacatgttTAGTGTATATCCTTATATTAATCATAAATTCATTGAAGATGGTATATATTCCGAAAACTTAAAAGTTACTTGGAGttgtgaaaaattattacatataagaTGGCACTTCTGTGAGGAAAacgaattaaaagaaatactaAATGACATCgtcttaaataaaaaaaaagagcataattttgatgaaaattttatgaaaatcaATGATTTTCTTTACATTAATTTCTTAAcacaagaaataaaaatacttgaTATACGCAACAATCAatttgatgaaaataattacataatattaaatggCAGTGGTCTTTGTTTTTCTgctcattattatataatggtGCCTTATCACAGGTATATTAACGAAAGTAGCAGAAAAGACAAtacaaatgataaaaatggtgatgctaataaaaatgataaaaactATCATTTAacttatgaatatatttatctatcgcaactatttaatatttatgatgATTTCAACATATGCTTTTTATATCCATTATgtgtttcttattttttttattatcatttgtttgtcaaagataaaattaaaaatgtagttGCATCATCACCGCAAGGAATTTCCGAAATGGAagacataaaatataacaatactTGTGAAGAGTCTTATATTAATCaattaaatgatatatatgttaaattaaaaaactgttttaaaaaaaatatactggATGATACACATAATTCTActataaaagtaaaaggtGATACTATTGAATTTTTAATCCCACAAAGTTGTTACAAAAATTTCGAAAATGTAGAATTCGTTAATGAGAAATCTTATTATTTGACGTTACTCTATGTCATATGCATAAGTAAGCATGGGTTATATGAtaaccaaaaaaaattagctaACATGGATTGGTGCAATGATTACAATATTCTGCATGATAATTGTTTTTCTGCAGCTGATTTAAAAGATGGTTACAACAAATGTACAGGTACTAATAACTGCAGCAACAAGTATACAAGTGGGAGTAGTAACTGTCATTGTACTAGTGCTCCGACTAACTCTACCACAAGAAAGTTCAACTGTGATAACCCAATGAAGGCATATCATGGTGAAGGAGAAAAATGGCAATGGTGGTGCAgagaaaatttattatgcTCCAACGAGATTAAAGAAATTAGTAATTTACGCAATATTTTTCCcgataatataaaaaattattttaatacatgTAACAAAATTGACAATATCATAAAAGTTAGCATACGCAATGATGGcatgtgttttttttatgttaaaagTATCGTCAgcgaatatttattttattcatttttcatattatttaactCGAAAGAAAATCTTCTTCAGCTAATGAGGAGCAGGAAAACGAGTAACCATAATGGTAATATTAAAAGTGATAGTGTTGATAATGAGGATGATATTAAAGGCAATTATGATAatgctaaaaaaaataataataataataaagttatatataataataataataaagttatatataataataataataataataataataatgttatatgtaataataataataataatgttatatgtaataataataataataatgttatatgtaataataataataataatattatatgtaataataataataatattatatgtaataataataactacAGCATCAACTGTAGTGTTGGCAACTTGGACCGTCATATCACGAATGACAGCAAAAAAGACAACTGCACATTTGTTCCTAAGCTTAACCAAAATATGAGCGTTCACAATAATAAAGAACATTTAACAGATGACGGATCTCGGTTAGAAGGTtactataaattaaataacaaattttacTACTTAAATCCgattaatttattacatacttttaataatactGACTTACAAAATGATGACtctttgtataattttaattatgtaaacAACAAAAGCGGGTTATCACCTATGTTCGCAAATATCCATCGGATATTCGaaattaacaatataaaaaatgtttataatgatatttatatttgtgaaaataaaaaagtaaataccTTCAAactaattaatataatgaataaagaaaaaaaaaaaattttaactcCTTACTATTTCAACATAAATGAATTAACTCCTCTCTTCTTTTTAAGGTTGtcaaatacacatatatatgacatCAATAGACAAATGAATAAAGTTTtcgaatatataaattataataataaaacgtttacaccttttttaaaagaacatgaaaattatgaaatgaATGTTCAGTTAGATTtgttagaaaatatatataccattAATAATGaactatatttattatatactaaaaaaattaactattcccatgatatttataaatataactacTTATATGTTCAGGATTATctactaaaaaattatatgctttattataatatttattttacaatacatgatgaattgaaaaaaaatgcgtattataaattaaaatatacaaacaaaaataaagaaactATATCAATTCACTTTACCGTATCTTTTAATTATGTGTATGATCAATTAAAGTCCCATTTTCAACTAACTCCACAATTCTGCATAACCCACATAGAGCAGAATTCACATCAAAATTTTGAAGAACATAATTACATATCATTCATTCAAAATTATGTGAATGAAAAATGCTTAAAATGA
- a CDS encoding RNA-binding protein, with amino-acid sequence MIFINLCLLLGFPIFNASAYLKRNRTVINYIYYKTDKFKKRKQNINFRLRNSKDEDTESYIPHIYKDIAPCLKDLADEEYSYKDLLNVYFPETVEREKKMKEEKELREKKIEEKDNYKKFSGEIKDTEKIMKEKLRDECNIQNFEHISKINDHKKKNKALDIAYDVIEDSLKDIYLDSKFKRNYNDEEEKKNYLEIAKKEKDMLYTDLINKPSIVSCSSTVDLFGVFYDSKDYKNEKKLLLEMDKIINSEPFKSNQGNILQDVDTILKKNKIPTRIRNFLIKYRSIAIKINNMKKSENGKKKVQESTNKQDANSDISISSNEEKENEGTINKRMFSNYGDNDQQNNNMQIEGGIDDETAECSDKKLNEGNEYNDMESCKNVNNKQGKIGVEKNYKDFLKDLNKVIITLHNNINNEKLIRRDQYFIDELYEEYKKHVKSMHIKRNRLEPQKNKYDFLTFVHEHYEEYYFFKYGNFAYDFNEQVEKVKSKIEKENCYNKLDKTPKIKEKEHTKNVHNDMDIVTHVEGKEEKVQDNTSLGSTISMPTVPSCISGKADNMRPVNTMSNNKECTILKGLKNNKKLKKHVLVDIIRNYQKRIYDIYKPNNFITNLYGFDNYIENEKYDKEINITLNKYSILNYDSKEALNNDERLYVGKLIFGKIFKIEKNFAYVDINYAFYAELHVDQMPYNIDNIKSVFKVNDKLIFEIFKMYPDRILLTLKNIQKINDLNKILLHKTQDIPFDVHVVSLIKNGINVSYNDIYTFIHISALSSKYKIKVEENEKIDETIVNQKIKVLCTDINKLSFSNLLYEQNEQLKKMNMYDLIEVEIIHISKYGLMVKYEDVVGLIHISEISKKKIDNIDDIFKINDKLKGIIINIDYDNRRFSLSMKILERDGRNIIDHKSQIYDDLPYIVEVIKKRNSNFKIDDSNIKNQLLSLIDIYRNDDNGTKGNTQKGETNSNNIIKEKCDTGVTVESEVENEVKSDINRRENVEGDLLQNESAQMQEYNEQIQHDDKDKPLRTSEREKDTLDGAIYSDEQQEERELSIDIHNQLIPYIMLKQTESEKTEDEEKGREIIWNLEDEEFLHSNSPVQSIQFSEYQWSYLKEKKWVNFPFNINRIMNYYFNIYDDFFTYKDKNVMYEINFVKLIRVDMTTGLYNKIRKSAK; translated from the exons atgatttttataaatttgtgTTTGCTGTTGGGGTTTCCTATATTTAATGCGTCTGCTTACCTAAAACGGAACCGAACTGTTATCAATTAc aTATACTATAAGACAGATAAgtttaaaaagagaaaacaaaatatcaATTTCCGACTGCGTAATAGCAAAGATGAAGATACTGAAAGTTATATTCCCCATATTTACAAGGATATTGCACCGTGCTTAAAAGATTTAGCCGATGAg GAATATTCGTACAAAGACTTACTGAACGTATACTTCCCTGAAACTGTCgaaagagagaaaaaaatgaaggagGAGAAAGagttaagagaaaaaaaaatagaagaaaaggATAACTATAAAAAGTTCAGTGGGGAAATTAAGGATacggaaaaaattatgaaagaAAAACTTAGGGACGAAtgtaatatacaaaattttgagcatataagtaaaataaacgatcataaaaaaaagaataaagctTTAGATATTGCTTATGATGTTATTGAAGATTCTTTAAAAGACATTTATTTAGACAGTAAATTTAAGAGGAATTACaatgatgaagaagaaaaaaaaaattatttagaaatagcgaaaaaggaaaaggatatgttatatacagatttaataaataagcCTTCGATCGTAAGTTGTAGTAGTACAGTGGATTTATTTGGTGTTTTTTATGACAGTAAAgattacaaaaatgaaaaaaaattattattagaaaTGGATAAAATCATAAATTCAGAACCTTTTAAAAGTAATCAGGGAAATATACTACAAGATGTAGATACAATATTaaagaagaataaaattCCGACACGTATTCGTAATTTTCTCATTAAATATAGAAGTATAgctattaaaattaataatatgaaaaaaagtgaaaatgggaaaaaaaaagttcaagAGAGTACAAACAAGCAGGATGCAAATTCAGACATAAGCATATCATCAaatgaggaaaaagaaaatgaaggaACAATAAACAAAAGGATGTTCTCTAACTATGGCGATAATGATCAACAGAATAACAATATGCAAATTGAGGGAGGTATTGACGACGAAACAGCAGAATGTAGTGACAAAAAGTTGAATGAGGGAAATGAATATAACGATATGGAGAGTTGTAAGAATGTAAACAATAAGCAAGGTAAAATAGGAGTAGAAAAAAACTATaaagattttttaaaagatctTAATAAGGTTATTATAACTttgcataataatataaataatgaaaaattaataagaagGGATCAATATTTCATAGATGAATTATATGAAGAATACAAAAAGCATGTTAAAAGTATGCATATTAAAAGGAATAGATTAGAAccgcaaaaaaataaatatgactTCTTGACATTTGTGCATGAACATTAtgaagaatattatttttttaaatatgggAATTTTGCTTATGATTTTAACGAACAAGTAGAAAAAGTAAAGAGTAAgattgaaaaggaaaattgcTATAACAAGTTAGATAAGACCCCAAAAATAAAGGAGAAGGAGCATACAAAAAATGTTCACAACGATATGGATATCGTTACACACGTGgaaggaaaagaagaaaaagttCAAGACAACACATCTTTAGGTAGTACTATTAGCATGCCCACTGTTCCCAGTTGTATTAGCGGTAAAGCAGACAATATGAGACCAGTGAACACGATGAGTAACAACAAGGAGTGCACCATTTTAAAAGGACTaaagaacaataaaaaattgaagaaacACGTGCTTGTGgatataataagaaattatcaaaaaagaatatacgACATATACAAACCGAACAATTttataacaaatttatatgGATTTGATAACTAtattgaaaatgaaaaatatgataaagaaattaatataactcttaataaatatagtatattaaattatgataGTAAAGAAGCATTAAATAATGACGAAAGGTTATATGTTGGTAAGTTAATATTtggtaaaatttttaaaattgagAAAAATTTTGCATATGTTGATATAAATTATGCCTTTTATGCGGAATTACATGTAGATCAAATGCCATACAATATTGACAATATTAAAAGCGTTTTTAAAGttaatgataaattaatatttgaaatattcaaaatgtaTCCAGATAGGATATTGTTaacattgaaaaatatacaaaaaattaatgatcTTAATAAAATACTCTTACATAAAACTCAAGACATACCTTTTGATGTACATGTTGTTTCTCTTATAAAAAACGGAATAAATGTTTCTTacaatgatatatatacatttattcatatatccGCCTTAtcaagtaaatataaaataaaagtagaagaaaatgaaaaaattgatgAAACTATAGttaatcaaaaaattaaagttcTGTGCAcagatattaataaattaagtttttcaaatttattatatgaacaaaatgaacaattaaaaaaaatgaatatgtatGATTTAATTGAAGTTGAAATTATACACATATCTAAGTATGGATTGATGGTAAAATATGAAGATGTAGTTGGGCTAATTCACATATCGGAAATctctaaaaagaaaatagacAACATAGAtgatatattcaaaattaatgataaattaaaaggtattataattaatatagatTATGATAATAGAAGATTTTCTCTttcaatgaaaatattagaaaGGGACGGTAGAAATATTATTGATCACAAATCTCAAATATATGATGATCTGCCATATATTGTAGaggttattaaaaaaagaaatagtaattttaaaattgacGACTCAAATATTAAGAACCAGCTGTTATCtcttatagatatatatagaaatgaTGATAATGGTACAAAGGGTAATACGCAAAAAGGGGAAACAAATTCgaataacataataaaggaaaaatgtgATACAGGTGTAACTGTGGAGAGTGAAGTTGAGAATGAAGTAAAGAGCGATATTAATCGAAGGGAAAATGTTGAAGGAGATCTCCTACAAAACGAAAGTGCGCAAATGCAGGAatataatgaacaaataCAGCATGACGATAAAGACAAACCATTGAGAACTTcggaaagagaaaaagataCGCTTGACGGTGCTATTTATTCAGATGAACAACAAGAAGAAAGGGAACTATCTATTGATATACACAATCAGTTAATTCCTTATATAATGTTGAAACAAACGGAGAGCGAAAAAACGGAGGATGAGGAAAAAGGAAG GGAAATAATTTGGAACTTGGAAGATGAAGAATTTTTGCATTCCAACTCACCAGTCCAGAGTATTCAAt tttCTGAGTATCAGTGGtcttatttaaaagaaaaaaaatgggtgAACTTTCCTTTTAATATCAACAGaattatgaattattatttcaacATTTACGATGATTTTTTCACCTATAAGGACAAAAA CGTGAtgtatgaaataaattttgtaaaattaataagagTTGATATGACTACTGGGCTCTACAACAAAATTAGAAAGAGTGCAAAGTGA
- a CDS encoding hypothetical protein (conserved Plasmodium protein), with amino-acid sequence MTKMGKYLCNHLIRRKAQPQSKKSCFRGSRDIASGSHKNKEYYERKSINLCTAFNNNVNIRHERLDSNCYIYSINSTIFKLLKHVHKLNKKFKKYKRDMINMNDTVMIDKGNYHMKNEIEQIFMCYVSIYNNIKKNLFLRVTLEILNSPVLYKKITDNKNFYEELLYEIIKCANENGMDKKYIIYEYLIKIVSTFLKNKNFLNEIFQRIFFLQVIKILNKEQNINHFAISNFTFLLSCISFYKRNLKTDKYFYTKESQNHYPLLLYHISPDNKFFILHEKKQLLQNCIPMILEIFTKMESYNCFSEIDICNIFDFLHEFKQYHRIKEIICSDIHKYFTTSSAVKHLCFFLYLLASSRNTDNNSTIRTEVYNYIYNIIFLKRNHLTDLKNINLFLLSVVVNHKADYKKYNKNIELTKNEQYKNIFSIKHKEKIDHTKKKFNKKFELCLKLRHRFIKKQKQRKEKIMYFFIKQCFMKLIEKSKLDSKYVKTFYRYFLFYHIKKNCTRKKNYLSPLTIVRNLEL; translated from the coding sequence ATGacaaaaatgggaaaatatCTATGTAACCACTTGATAAGAAGAAAGGCACAACCACAATCAAAAAAGAGCTGCTTCAGAGGCAGTAGAGATATAGCTTCAGGTAGCcataaaaataaggaatattatgaaagaaaaagtataaatttaTGCACAGCTTtcaataataatgtaaatataagaCATGAACGACTGGATAgtaattgttatatatatagcataaACTCAACCATTTTCAAACTTTTAAAACATGTTCAtaaattgaataaaaaatttaaaaaatataaaagagatATGATAAATATGAATGATACTGTAATGATAGATAAGGGAAATTACCATATGAAGAACGAAAttgaacaaatatttatgtgttacgtttctatatataataatataaagaaaaatttatttttaagggTAACTttggaaatattaaattctcccgtattatataaaaaaataactgataataaaaatttttatgaagaattactttatgaaataattaaatgtgCAAATGAAAATGGTATggacaaaaaatatattatttatgaatatttgataaaaattgtatcaacatttttaaaaaataagaactttttgaatgaaatatttcaaagaatattttttttacaagtgataaaaattttaaataaagaacaaaatataaatcattttGCTATTAgcaattttacttttttactttcctgtatttcattttataaaagaaatctAAAAACagacaaatatttttatactaaGGAATCACAAAATCATTAccctttattattatatcacATATCACctgataataaattttttattttgcatgAGAAAAAACAACTCCTACAAAATTGCATACCTATGATTTTAGAAATTTTTACGAAAATGGAAAGTTACAACTGTTTTAGCGAAATCgatatttgtaatattttcgACTTCTTGCATGAATTTAAACAATATCAcagaataaaagaaataatatgttCAGACATACACAAATACTTTACTACATCAAGTGCCGTAAAACACttatgtttctttttatacCTTTTAGCTTCCAGCAGAAATACTGATAACAATTCTACCATTCGTACGgaagtatataattatatatataatattatatttttaaagagaAACCACTTGACAgatcttaaaaatataaacttatttttGCTAAGCGTAGTAGTAAATCATAAAGCTGATTATAAGAAGTACAATAAAAACATCGAACTAACCAAAAACGAACAATACAAGAATATTTTCTCGATTAAacataaggaaaaaatagatcacaccaaaaaaaaattcaacaaaaaatttgaattatGCTTAAAACTAAGACACAGGTTTATTAAGAAACAGAAACAgcgaaaggaaaaaattatgtacttttttattaaacaatGTTTTATGAAGCTCatagaaaaaagtaaattagatagtaaatatgtaaaaactttttatcgatactttttgttttaccacataaaaaaaaattgcactcgaaaaaaaaattatttatcacCCCTAACAATTGTAAGAAATTTAGAACTGTAA